A single genomic interval of Gouania willdenowi chromosome 22, fGouWil2.1, whole genome shotgun sequence harbors:
- the LOC114456566 gene encoding protein yippee-like 5, with protein sequence MGRIFLDHIGGTRLFSCANCDTFLTNRSELISTRFTGATGRAFLFNKVVNLQYSEVQERTMLTGTHMVRDISCKNCNSKLGWIYEFAVEDSQRYKEGRVILERALVRESEGFEEHIPSDNS encoded by the exons ATGGGGCGTATCTTCTTGGACCACATTGGTGGGACACGCCTCTTCTCCTGTGCCAACTGTGACACTTTCCTGACTAATCGCTCTGAGCTCATCTCCACTAGATTTACAGGAGCCACGGGCCGAGCATTTCTCTTCAATAAG GTGGTGAACCTTCAGTACAGCGAGGTACAGGAGAGAACGATGCTCACCGGCACACACATGGTGAGAGACATCAGCTGCAAGAACTGTAACAGCAAGCTGGGCTGGATCTATGAGTTCGCTGTGGAGGACAGTCAGCGCTACAAGGAGGGGCGTGTCATCCTGGAGAGGGCGTTGGTCAGGGAGAGCGAGGGCTTTGAAGAACACATTCCCTCTGATAACTCCTGA